The following coding sequences lie in one Cloeon dipterum chromosome 1, ieCloDipt1.1, whole genome shotgun sequence genomic window:
- the LOC135946766 gene encoding farnesol dehydrogenase-like, whose translation MERIALEIKVYSNKRCNISTHYNLGKMERWVGRVAIVTGASAGIGAAIAKALAQNGMRVVGVARREERIQELADALKKENAKGELFPFKGDITIEEDVKRVVQWTRDTLGGADVLVNNAGRAVLTKLSEVSIEDMNKVFGLNVFALTQLTGCVIQDMKSRGVDDGHIFHINSTAGHSVLDIQGMDIYITSKHAVTVLTELQRRELRDSGTKIRITSISPGLVRTEIMVASGLCEENAAKVYSMSPCLESEDVANGLLYVLTTPPHVQIHELKMQPTGDPYNYN comes from the exons atggAGCGAATCGCATTAGAAATAAAAGTGTACTCCAATAAACGCTGCAACATTTCTACACACTACAATCTAGGAAAGATGGAGCGTTGGGTTGGCCGTGTTGCAATTGTGACTGGTGCGAGCGCAGGTATTGGGGCTGCCATTGCCAAGGCATTGGCCCAAAATGGAATGAGGGTCGTCGGGGTGGCTCGCAGAGAGGAGCGGATTCAG GAGTTGGCAGACgcattgaaaaaggaaaacgcCAAGGGCGAACTTTTCCCTTTCAAAGGTGACATAACAATTGAAGAAGACGTGAAAAGAGTTGTCCAATGGACCAGGGACACCTTGGGCGGCGCTGACGTCCTCGTCAATAACGCTGGTCGCGCAGTTCTAACCAAGCTGTCTG AGGTTTCGATTGAGGACATGAACAAAGTTTTCGGCCTCAACGTGTTTGCGCTGACTCAACTGACAGGGTGTGTAATTCAGGATATGAAAAGCAGAGGTGTAGACGACGGACACATTTTCCACATCAATAG CACTGCCGGACACTCGGTGTTGGATATTCAAGGAATGGACATTTACATCACGAGCAAGCACGCGGTTACCGTGCTGACCGAATTGCAGAGAAGAGAGCTGCGCGACTCAGGgacaaaaatcagaattaCG agCATTAGCCCTGGTTTAGTGAGGACGGAAATCATGGTGGCTTCTGGACTTTGTGAGGAAAACGCGGCTAAAGTGTACAGCATGAGTCCTTGTTTGGAATCGGAGGACGTCGCAAACGGCTTGTTATACGTCCTCACAACACCTCCACACGTCCAG atTCACGAGCTCAAGATGCAGCCGACTGGGGATCCATACAACTATAATTGA
- the LOC135946806 gene encoding uncharacterized protein LOC135946806: protein MRAPLAIAFFLLLAAASLEAGRPTKEGYEEQGGPGGGGGGGAGSEQGPGGNGGNGGGIGGGEGGQGGWGGPVSEGTDAECIEVARLSCPAVDGVVPVLLSNPSDCGSFCQCANGVGKFIPCANGLHFNKDTQVCDWPWMAGCRNVMIPN, encoded by the exons ATGAGAG CACCATTGGCTATTGCCTTTTTCCTGCTGCTCGCCGCGGCTTCTCTTGAAGCTGGAAGGCCCACCAAAGAGG gatATGAGGAGCAAGGCGGCCCTGgaggtggtggcggcggcggcgctggaAGCGAGCAGGGACCGGGAGGCAACGGCGGTAACGGAGGTGGTATTGGCGGCGGCGAGGGCGGCCAAGGAGGCTGGGGCGGCCCCGTGAGCGAGGGCACCGACGCCGAGTGCATTGAAGTGGCCAGGCTGAGCTGCCCAGCGGTGGACGGCGTCGTGCCTGTGCTTCTGTCAAACCCTAGCGACTGCGGCTCCTTCTGCCAGTGCGCCAACGGCGTCGGCAAGTTCATCCCGTGCGCCAACGGCCTCCACTTCAACAAGGACACGCAGGTGTGCGACTGGCCTTGGATGGCCGGGTGCAGGAACGTCATGATCCCTAACTAG
- the LOC135946794 gene encoding farnesol dehydrogenase-like produces MDRWTGRVAIVTGSSAGIGAAIARLLVENGLRVVGVARRDERVQELAEELKKEGAKGELFAIKGDVTNEEDIKRVVKWARENLGGADVLINNAGVAPDCPLTKFSSKNFRQLYDTNVVGLALFSREVIQDMRSRRIDDGHIFNINSVCGHSIIEMPEVGAYSGTKYAVTALTEGLRRELRDLKTKIRVTSISPGIVRTEIAEAAGVPKKISDSHFDENPCLEAKDVADAVLYALSAPPHVQVHELIIRPVGESF; encoded by the exons ATGGATCGCTGGACTGGACGTGTGGCCATCGTCACGGGATCGAGCGCCGGAATTGGCGCTGCTATTGCCCGCCTTCTAGTAGAAAATGGTTTGAGGGTTGTTGGGGTTGCCAGACGGGACGAAAGAGTTCAG GAATTGGCAGAAGAGCTTAAGAAGGAAGGCGCGAAGGGAGAGTTGTTTGCAATTAAAGGAGACGTAACTAACGAGGAAGACATAAAACGGGTTGTCAAGTGGGCCAGAGAAAATCTCGGTGGAGCGGACGTGCTGATAAACAACGCCGGTGTTGCTCCCGACTGCCCATTGacaa aattttcatcGAAGAATTTTCGCCAATTATACGATACCAACGTCGTTGGTTTGGCTCTTTTCTCGCGGGAAGTAATTCAGGACATGAGAAGCAGACGAATTGACGACGGGcacatatttaatattaatag TGTTTGCGGCCACTCAATCATCGAGATGCCAGAAGTCGGCGCTTACAGTGGCACCAAGTACGCGGTCACAGCTTTAACTGAAGGATTGCGCCGAGAACTAAGGGATCTCAAGACTAAAATCAGAGTCACT agCATTAGTCCCGGCATAGTGAGGACGGAAATCGCGGAAGCAGCAGGAGTGCCCAAGAAAATCTCAGATTCACATTTCGATGAGAATCCTTGTCTCGAGGCTAAAGACGTGGCTGATGCTGTTTTGTATGCTCTGTCAGCACCCCCACATGTGCAg gttcATGAACTCATCATCCGACCCGTAGGGGAGAGTTTCTAA
- the LOC135946801 gene encoding farnesol dehydrogenase-like → MDRWVGRVAIVTGASVGIGAAIAKSLTLKGMRVVGVARRVEKIEALVDELKTENPKGELHAIKGDVTCEEDIKRIVQWVREKFGGFDVLVNNAGGAVFSKLSEISLADIRRMLDLNVVGLSLFTRDAIQDMKSRGVDDGHIFHINSIGGHEIVNMPRTEMYVATKHAVTVLTEGLRRELRDMGTKIRVTSISPGAVKTEFGVAAGLTEEQADQYYKIKPYLEPEDIADALVYALSAPPHVQVHELIILPTGRT, encoded by the exons ATGGACCGCTGGGTGGGCAGGGTAGCTATAGTGACGGGGGCGAGCGTTGGAATCGGAGCAGCAATCGCCAAAAGCCTCACCCTGAAAGGGATGAGAGTTGTTGGTGTTGCCCGCAGGGTGGAAAAAATAGAG gcgTTGGTTGATGAGCTTAAAACGGAAAATCCAAAGGGCGAATTGCACGCCATTAAGGGAGATGTTACTTGCGAGGAAGATATCAAAAGGATAGTCCAGTGGGTTCGAGAAAAATTTGGGGGCTTTGATGTCCTCGTCAACAATGCTGGCGGTGCCGTTTTTTCAAAGTTGTCAg AAATTTCCCTTGCTGACATCAGGAGAATGTTAGATTTGAACGTAGTTGGACTTTCTCTGTTCACGCGAGATGCGATTCAGGATATGAAGAGCAGGGGCGTCGACGACGGCCACATTTTTCACATCAACAG CATTGGTGGTCACGAAATAGTCAATATGCCCAGGACTGAGATGTACGTAGCAACCAAACACGCGGTCACGGTTTTGACCGAGGGACTACGAAGAGAACTGCGCGACATGGGCACCAAGATACGCGTGACC AGCATAAGTCCTGGTGCGGTAAAGACGGAGTTTGGTGTGGCTGCTGGTTTGACAGAGGAGCAAGCAGACCAATACTACAAAATCAAACCGTACCTAGAGCCAGAGGACATTGCTGATGCGCTTGTTTACGCATTGTCAGCACCACCACACGTTCAG gtgcatgaattaataattttgcccaCCGGCAGAACTTAA
- the LOC135946786 gene encoding farnesol dehydrogenase-like, producing MERWAGRVAIVTGASSGIGAAIARTLALSAMKVVGVARREERVKELAAELQKEGAKGEIFPVQGDVTNETDIKRVMQWTKEKLGGADVLVNNAGVAPSCVLHRFRTENIRKIYETNVIALALFTRDFVQDLRARGVDDGHIFHINSTAGQSIIHNRGIYPYSGSKHAVTVMTEGLRRELVELESKIRITSISPGLVRTEILEVTGLTPDIAKQTYDTLPCLETKDIADALVYALSTPPHVQIHEITIHPTGEDFRSLL from the exons ATGGAACGCTGGGCAGGCCGTGTGGCAATTGTGACAGGAGCAAGCTCCGGGATCGGGGCGGCCATCGCCAGGACGCTAGCCCTGAGCGCCATGAAGGTGGTCGGAGTGGCCAGGAGGGAGGAGAGGGTCAAG GAATTGGCAGCGGAATTGCAAAAAGAAGGTGCCAAGGGCGAGATATTTCCAGTCCAAGGAGACGTCACCAACGAGACCGACATTAAAAGAGTCATGCAGTGGACCAAAGAAAAGCTCGGTGGTGCAGATGTGCTCGTCAACAACGCGGGAGTCGCCCCCAGTTGCGTGCTGCACA GATTTAGAACGGAAAACATTCGAAAGATCTACGAAACAAACGTCATTGCGCTGGCCCTGTTCACCAGAGACTTTGTTCAAGACTTGAGGGCAAGGGGCGTCGACGATGGgcacatttttcacattaaCAG TACAGCGGGGCAGTCGATCATTCACAACCGCGGGATCTACCCATACAGTGGTAGCAAGCATGCTGTGACAGTGATGACTGAAGGTCTGAGAAGGGAACTCGTGGAACTTGAGAGCAAAATCAGAATTACT agtATTAGCCCCGGTTTGGTGCGAACGGAAATTCTCGAGGTTACTGGGTTAACTCCTGACATTGCGAAACAAACGTATGACACGCTGCCTTGCCTTGAGACTAAAGACATTGCAGACGCTTTAGTTTACGCCCTTAGTACACCACCACATGTTcag ATCCACGAAATCACCATCCATCCAACTGGAGAAGATTTCCGATCTTTGCTGTGA